The Diorhabda sublineata isolate icDioSubl1.1 chromosome 9, icDioSubl1.1, whole genome shotgun sequence nucleotide sequence TATGTAAGGTCTTGTTCTCGTCAATTCTTGCAATATACAATTAAGTTGCGTCTATCAGCGAAACATTGTATTAACGCTTCTCTCAATTTTTGCCATGTATTTAATTCAATCCTATTTCCTACCAACATTTCGGCTTTATCAACTAGGCTCTCTTGAATGCATTCCAATACATGGTTGTTAATGTCTTGATCATTATAGATCGAATACGTGTCTATTAATCTTTCGCAtctgtttataaatttattgaatgtaTTTATATTACCATCACAAAGTTTTATATtctctaattttaatttaaataattcccaATTAAGGGTTTTTGGATTTGCTGTTGCCATTTTTTCGTAATCTAAATTGTCTTTCAagtttaatttacaaaatttatttagtaaattatctaaatcgttcatatatttaattgaatcaaaattaataaatcatctCTTCCTTACTCAGAGTTTGATTAGGAtagaaaaaaaaggaataaaaataaggaaacttgGCACTTACAGGTATCTGAAGTCCTTAAGTTCCTCGTTGAACACGTAGATTTAGTGTTGCTGTACTGAAGTACTTAGTCGGAATTTTTTATCGCATTTTGCGTGAAAAATCGCGACCGCCctaatcctactgactgcgccaattataatttagttgtccgaaaatatgtttttaaaaatttatttaactcaaaattacaattaacttcacaagcgaattaactataatttattcaatgaaCTATCTACATCTATTTCATTATTAGTCACTTCGATAAAAGTTTCCTGGAGGTTCGCATCACTACAATAACAGTTTGTAGAACAGCTGTTAACAGTTCGATAGTATAattatcttttaatttaaatttttcactgcaatttttcttccaaaattggacattcttctttattaaaattacttcCTCTGGAGTCTTGGCTAAGTAGGATTgggaagaaataaatatttttttattttggataacagaatataaatggaaaaattcagtGGAATTTTAATATACGAGTAGGTACATGAgtagcaaaaataatttgagatttgggaaaagttactaaaaatagtaattctaATTCACCTGTGGAATGATTCCATTCTAGTTTAATCGAACATTTTCCTTGTTTAagagaaactaataaaaatttaacaccTGATCAATTAATTAAACATTCAATCTTGGCATATaatataattcgaaattattaaaggcCACATAAATAATCCTGATCCTTTTGATTTAGATGATCACTTAATAATATGCAATTATATTCCAAATcataaagaaacatcaaaattattatatgaaaaaattaaagatagaaacgctgatgttaaaaaaagaataattaataaaagaaatgatCCTTCTCCCTACACAAACCAAGACCTAGCTTATATCAAGacgaaagagataaaaaaactACCCAAATTTAAAAAGATAGAAATTGTAAGACTCTGGTATATTGTTAGAAACAGATAAAGGaacttatcataaaaatataattagaaaacataaaactaaaaataaaaccaaaaatttgttacaaatagaTGAAGCTGACAACGATACTACTTATTTACAAGAAAactaaaatggaaattttctataatagcCTAATAGACCGACTTAATTTCTTTAGCTGTCCTCGTTTTATGGGTTCTATTTTCTTTGGGTTGGGCTTAACGCCTTGTGGTGTGAGGATGAGGCCTAGAAATTCAACTTCTTTTCTGAGAAATTCCGATTTATCTAGTTGCATTTTTAGATAAGTTTCTCTGAGTCTTCGAAAGAATAACTTAAGATTCGCTATATGTTCTTCTAGGCTTgaactgaagaaaattatatcgTTTATGTAAACCATGCAGATTTATCAGGACGTTGTCCATGATACGCTGAAAATTGGCAGGGGAGTTCCGGAGTCCAAATGTCATACGTAAATATTCGTAATGCCCGTTTTCTACGATGCTGTTGTCGATATGGAATTCTCATGCATCTGGATTTGATGAAAGCCTGAAGCCAGGTCTATGGTTGAGAAATATTGGCATCTGCTTAGTCGGTCTAATAAATCCTATATTCGTGGTACAGGGTAACGATCTTCCAAAGTTTTCTCGTTCACTTTTCTGTAATCTATGACGATtctccatttttgtttattgctgGAATTGGTTTTCTTCGGAACTATCCATACGTGGCTACTCCATGGGGAGGAACTTGGTCTGATTATTCCATCGTCTAACATCTTCATTATCTGTCGTTGAACCTCTTCTTTGTATATAAAGGAGTAACGGTATGATTTCGTGTGTACGAGTATTTCGACAAAAGTTTtgatttcatgttttatttcattcgTTAAAGTCAATTTGTCCTTATCTTTGTGAAATATATCTTTGAAATCGTTGCATAATTTAAGAATAGCCTTTTTTTCTACATCATTCAAATGTTCTGTTCTAAtgaagttttgtatattttcatcgtAATTCTTATGGTAATTGAGTGTTATTAGAATCAGAAGATATTTCATTTATGTTGCATTGTCTTCCTGGCTCgttatacgaaaattttttgtgttatcATTTGAGAAATTGACATTATATATGACTGAATCTGAGTAGTCAAGATTAATTTCATAAGCTGAGTTTTCGAAATCGTGGGGATTTATCTGAAAATCGGGGTAATTGGTGTTTGATTCATGAGTCTGATTCCGTTTGAATTTGGTGTAATTCTAGTGAAATGAAGTTTCTTGGATTATTGGGTCTGAAATATTTATTGGGTTGATTTGGTCTGAAAGTATTTCTTGAATTTATTGACATTGGCTCTGTTTTGTTTTCTGGAATTTTGTCAGTGGGTGTGAAGACGTTTTTTGGTTGCCCAAATACCTGTCTATCGGTCGGATAACGTCTAGTTATTTGTCGAGGTTGAACTAGAATTAGTTGTCTAGGGAAATTGTTTGTCGAGTTTTGATCATTTGGACTTTGTATGGGATTTGGATTTGGGTAAGTAAACTTAGTCTGAGGTGTTTGTTGTCTGAACATATGATTTTGATGGGTATTATAACTCGAATAgcgaatattattatttgtctCTTATATAATTTCCTGAATTTGTGTTTCCTTTGAATTTAATGTTGTTTtgagaataattgaaattatctttttctatGATAAGTGTGATAGCggattttattgaaactggaTTCTTAAGTCTAATTGTATGTTGTAGCAAACCGCTTAAATTCCTAATAAGTGTTTTTAATGCCATTCGTTCGTATTATCTGCGATGTATTTCTTAAGTATTAGCAGGTATTTCTGctaaagaaaaactatttgaaacAGGTGGCTTCTTAACCAAAGATGCGCCATTAGTAGGTCTTGTTCTAAACATTCTAATAATCTCTTATCGCCAAAACATTGTTCTAAAGcatctttcaataaattccaactATTTTACTCTGTTCTACATCCAACTTAAAGATTTGCTCTTTCTAATTTGGAACGAATAGCTTTcaagatataattattgattacTAAGTTACCTACATTACTATATGTACCAATAAGAAATTGACAATTCTCTATAAATTGTATTAGAGTCGATGTATTACCATCGTAAGGTGCAATTAAGTCTACTGgtaatttcaacatttaaatattagattttgtacgagaaaggtctttttaaaaacaaaatttatttaatgcaAGATACAAGTTTACAGTTTCAGAGTTACCAGCAGAATGGCTGTgagaatgaataataataataatatagttcTTTTATCGTTAAATCCTGacacagatatttttatataatgtgagaAAAATAACATAACTCGCATGTCCAACATCTTCTTCAGCTACTCAAAGTCATCAGATTCTCATCTAGTAGAAATATCGTTCCCGTCCATATTAACAGAAATCGACGAGTTTAAGTTGGAAGTCTCGTCTTTCATAGAAATGTCTCACTTATCAATGCCACTTTCGAGTCTTCACTCTTTCCGATTGTTTCCTACTCGCAATTTTCCAATTCTGCTTCTAGCTCCGTCAATTTCAGCTCACTTAGTCTCTTAGCCATTTTTTAatcacaatttatttatattataccaCTTGTAACACATACGtaatgttcttatttatttaaagtttGTTTGAcagtggggtgaatttatacacaccaTGTATGTTGCTTACggaatttatttatacactaaatacactaaactattcactaaattatccACTAATTTCAGTATTCACTTAACTATGCTCTAAATTATTACTTAACACTTTATATGCTGTTAAACTTTAGTTTAACTATATCCAACGGCTTTCTAGATAATTCGGGTTCTAGAATtctgtaaataaacaaaaaggcATTCTAagaaattttctctataaaaacaGTTGTCATGTaaatagattataaaaatatataaaggaaTGCCCCTCTATAGCCGATGCTTTCGCCAAACTTTGGCATTGTTCAAAATAATCGAACAGGACCGACTTCACGGTCTGTtagtggacgagttcgtaacaatatgtGTTGATTTGAATACCTAAACCTCCTCAAATTGGAGTGCTAATTTTGTACAGATTATCTTCTTACATTTACTAATAAACAATTCTAATATTTCCCAAAACCACATTTGGTTTTAGGTATATACAGGTTAACGAGTAATGCCGACAGCATTTTTGCAgagttttcttgattttcttcttaaaaatcCATCCCAGTATTAAGCTACCagtaatttaataatatcttcTAAATTGATTTTGTCCATTTTGGGTGTTTTGTATTCTGCAATCATATCGTATTTTTCCGTAATTGGTTTGGGAAGAAGAAGTGTTTTTCCTTGTTGTATTTTGACGTCGTTGAAGAATTTTTTCGCGTTGATTTCTATTTGACATGACTTTGGTATTTTTATTAGTGTAGGTTTTTTACTATTAGATATTTGTCTGTGTGGcatttggaaaaaactttttccgtTTTTACTGGAATAATAATTATCTCGTCTTGTGTGATTTGTTCAGTAAGTGATTcttctaattttgaatttattttttggcaACTTTTAGTCGATTGGTTTTCGAGGAGCTGCAGGGTGCAATTGTCGTCAGGAGAGTGGTCTTCGATgcagaaatatacattttctagTAGTGGACAGATTTCTTCTATAAATTGGCGATTCGAGTTGTTTCGTGCCAGATAGGAATATTTTAGGGAGAATATTTGGATGTTTTGAATGATGGGGAAGAGGTGATATAATTTAAGGACTTCGGTTTTGATAATTGGTATAtgtatagcaaaaattaatttattattagcaaAAGAAACTTGAGTGCCTAAAAATTGGTAGTATGttagaatgtttttaaattttgtaatttggtTGTCAGGGTAAATCTTCCTTAAATATTCTAGCGTTTTTTGTTATTCTGTTTAGTTTTGCGAAAGTTATGGAGTCTTCCAAATTATCTAAGAATGTGATAACATTTTGACAGTctaaatttatttgtgaaatgatTGCTTGAAAGGTTAAATACTCGTGTGATTCAGTGATTGATTTTTGCAcgctaatttgaaatttttcgagagaatttgtaaatttttcttgatttacGGTGTTAGTGGGTCCTATATTATTCAGTATTTCTTCAAGGTCAGGACTAGAGAGTGGTGGAATTTCGTCAGGATTTTGTAGgaagttttctattatttcgtCTGCATCTCCTACGTTCtttattattgattcattatCCATAGCATTCAATTATATGCATGGATTTCTACATAGGGCATCTGCGGCTGAGTTCGACgatccttttttatatttgatgacgTAATCGTACTCTTCCAATTTCAATCTCCATCTGACTAGCATAGAATTTTGGTCTTTCATGGAGAAGATAATATATTGTGAATTTCCGGCCGAAAAGGTATGGGCGAAAGTATTTGCAGCTCCATACTATTGCTAAGAGTTCTTTCTGAATCGATGAATAGTTTATTTCGGTTGGATTGAGAGTCCTTGATGCATAGCATAGAGGGTGGTTATTTTGTGAAAGAATTGCGCCTATTACGTAGTTGGAACTTCAGGCATTTAGTCATAGGATTTGtgattttaccaaaattttttataaatttacggTAGTATCCTAATAATCCtagaaaagattttatttctttttgtgtttttggtaAGGGAAAGTTCTTAATAGCTGAGATTTTTTTTGGGTTGGGTTTTATCCCGTCTTTTGTAACTATATGATTTAGAAATTCTACCTCTTTTCGTAGGAATTACGATTTGtctaattgaattttaagtTTCGCTTCGCGTAGTTTcgaaaaaacaagttttaaattttgaagatgTTCTTGAAATCCGGTACTGAATATTATTATGTCGTCCATATAGACCATACACACTTTATTTTGGAgatcttttaaaatttcatccatAACACGTTGAAATGTGGATGGCGATTTTCTTAACCCAAACGGCATTCTAACAAACTCATAATGGCCGTTATCGACAGTATAAAAACCAGCCCAAAGGTCAGTAgttgaaaaatagtttgatcTTCCCAGTTTGTCGAGAATCGAATTAATATTTGGTATCGGATATCGATCTGGGATCGTTTTTTCGTTGAGTTTCCGATAATCGATGACTAgacgatatttttgtttccctgattggtcttcttttttattgactatCCAAATAGGGGATGACCATGGTGAAGTTGAGGGCCGTATTATGCCTTTATCCAGCATTTCATCTATTTGGTTATTTATTTCCTGTTTATGAATATAGGGATATCTGTACGATTTACAATGTATAGGAATTTCATCGGTCGTtttaatttcgtgttttgttcttGCCGTGAAGGATAATTTAACACCCGGTTTAAAGAAGATgtctgaaaatttttgaataagctttaagatttcagttttttcttccGCGTTCATGTGGTTTGTCCTAATTAATTGTGAtctatattgatatttttttttatttattattgtcttCGTTATTTAAGTTGAGAAacgaaataatattaaatgtatCATAACTAGATTTTTCAAATGACTCTACTTCTAAAGGTTCTTTAAGATTCACTGAAATTATTTGATCTGTTTTGTTTTGGATTTCTACAAAAGCAAATCCGTTTCTGGCATCAGTCAAAATTTGCTGTATATACAATGGTCCTATTTTACcttcatttatcaatatttctccaTCAAAAACAGAAACAGGTAActtctttagaattttttctcagtatttggtcctattaatttgttatttatgagATCAATGTTAAAGTTCATATTTCTTAAATCATTTAGTCCTAGGATACCATCGAAATATTCGtgaaaatcaaataatagaAAGGAGATGAAATAGTTCGAACTCTGAAATTCAGGAAATGCTCTAAGTGTTGATTGGTATACAATATCGTGCATTGTTTCGATTAACGGAATTTGGAtaagttttttctataatatcagGTTTAATAATTGAACGTGAACTACCGGTATctataagtaattttaatttgggattattaatttctatgtaAGGTAATGCGTTTTCTGTTGAAATGTTAATTTCTACTAAGGTATTCCTTGTTGTTGGCTCGtttggataaaattttcattttctgtctTGTCATAGTTATAATACGTTTGATTTTGATCAGTATCGTCCGTATTCTGATTCTGATAGTAATGTTGTTCGTCTGATTGGTTGTAGTCGTTTGTGAATAGCTCTTCGgtagtaaaatttgaattctgtccagaatttcgaaattgttgatttcgattataattgttattatttgtcCATCTTTGTCTTTGTGATAATGTGGAAGAATTTCTTGAAGTCGTTGACATAGGTGTTGGTTTAGGAAGTTGGTGCATGGGTTTTTGGTTTGGTCTGAAAACGTTTTGTGGAGGTCCGAATACTTGTCTGTTCGTCGGGTATTGTCTGGGGGGCATTTGTCTAGGTTGGATATTAATAGGTTGACTGGGGAATTGATTAACTGGTTTATTATTGTCAACGGAATGATAGGGTTGTTGGAAAGAGGATTGTGTTTGGTTTTCAGGATAGTATCTTGGTTGTGAATAAGGTTGTCGATAATTACTATGAAATCTGGACGTCGTTGCTCAGTTATTGTCATTTAGATTgccatataatttttcaaagttttcaaattcatttagaTAGGCCATTGCATCTTCCAGTGAGGCTGGATTTTTAAGATGCAAGTTATTTCTTAAGGTACCAATACAACCCGCCATAAAAGTACTAAGTGCAGTTTTATCATAATGGTTTATTTGGCACACTTTCTCCGTGTTAGTTATGTTAGgattattactaattttctGTGCTATACTACttcttaataattgaattcgaCTTCCAAAGTTCATCAATGGTTCGTTCCTAAATGGTTTCATTCTATTGAGTTCTTGTACTAAACCACATATGAGCAACCACTGGCCCGCGGACCGGATCCGGCCCCGTGTAAGATATGATCCGGCCCGCGAGACATTTTGGAAAaacccaattaaaaaaatattacattaaacTAAGTACTTATACTTAGTACTAGTACATATCTTTAAAAGAAAACAGTTGTTTGTGCTTTTTATCTTATCCGGCACCGGATATGATATGAATAGACTATAAAAATGTGGAGTCATCAATAGACTAATGAATCCCATGAAGTTTCCTTGTGTTTCCTTAGTTTACTCACGGGAGTGACGGTGAGGCGGCAAACATCAAAACCTTCGATGTTTGCCGCCTTACTCTTTGATAATCACCGCCACTCGGCTTGCTCGATCAAATTCTTTGAAGTTTGCCGCCTCACGGGCTacacatgaaaatattttatttattgcttcTCGATTATTCTAAACTAGTTTATTCCAGATCATTCCTTCATTTTGTCTATATAAGCGAGTGGATGGCCCGAAAGTTAGTTCAGTTCTATTTGAGCTACCGAGGTGATAACTCAGACAAGCGATATCCTAGCGAACGGCTAGAGCCGTCAACTTGCTTTGTGAATTTGTGTGCATCTTGAGTGGTTACTAACTATAGTTTGTTATTAAGTTTATTGaacgaaaagtaaaaaaaaaatgatgtctgGTGGAAAGAAACGAAAAGTAGATACAGACGGTCgccattttcaagaaaaatggaCTGAAGAATTCTTTTTTATCTTGCACAATGGTAAGCCTATTTGTTTGCTTTGTAATGAATCCATTTCGGTAATGAAAGAATTCAATATAAAGAGGCATTACTCAACTAAGCATGCTACACAGCACTCACTGACAGGACAATTAAGAACAGACAAAATCCAGAAGCTTAaagcaaatattgaaaaacagcaaCAAATGTTTCATAAACAAAGAACACAACTTGATAATGTTGTGAAAGCTAGTTTTATAGTTAGCTCAAAATTGACAAAGGCATTAAAACCATTTGCCGAAGGAGAATTTATCAAGGAGTGTATGTTGGAAGTTTGCGGTATTTTGTGTCctggaaagaaaaatgaatttgaaaaaattagtttgtcaAGACGAACTGTTGTTCGACGTATAGAAATGATGGctaatgatataaaaacaacATTGACTGACCGTATGGCTGGTTTTGATTCATTTTCCATAGCATTAGACGAGAGCACCGATTTGTCTGGCACAGCTCAACTGACTATATTTATTCGAGGTATTGATAAGGAGTTCACTGTTACTGAGGAATTGCTAGCTTTACAGCCGCTAAAAGCAACCACTACAGGAgaggatatttttaatgaagttcAAAAGGTATTCACAAGTTTTGGCCTGccatggtcaaaattaattggaGTATGCACTGATGGTGCACCTTCTATGGTCGGCTTACGAAAAGGTGGTTTCATcggaattttgaataaaaaagcaTCAGAATTAAATGTGCAAAAAGATGATTTGATAGTCCTTCATTGTATTATCCACCAACAGAACTTGTGTTCTAAGTCCATTCGACTCCACAATGTTATGAATGTGGTAGtaaaaaccatcaattttattCGATCCCGAGGGCTTAACCATCGTCAGTTCAAGACGTTTTTGGATGAAATATCAGCTAAATATAACGACGTAACATATTATTGTAAAGTCAGATGGATGAGCAaaggaaaaatgttgaaacGGTTTTACGAGCTTAGCAgactttatgaaaataaaagataagcCACTATCTGAATTGAGTGAACCAAAATGATTTTTACAGCCATTTGAAAGCGTTTCAGATCAAACTACGCTTGTGGGAGTCACAGATGCAGTCTGGTAACAGTTACCATTTCAACACGCTCTCTGcgtatgaaaatattacttATGCTCAATATGCTGAAGAACTCAAGTTACTGTCGGAACAATTTTCGAACAGATTTAGCTACTTCAAAAACATGgaagaatgtttcaatttatttgctaCTCCTACAAAATGTAATGTACAAAATGCTCCAATACACTTACAAATGGAGTTAATCGAGATTCAAGAAAACTCACTCCTAAAATCCAAATTTGAAGACGTAGAGTTGTGcgatttctacaaaaaataccTAGAAGAAGACAATTTTCCGCAGCTTAGAAAATTCGCAAGAAGATTGATTTCTGCGTTTGGCAGTACTTATAAATGCGAACATTTCATTGATGAAAGTTAATAAATCAACACATCATACAAGACTGACTGacgataatttgaaaaattctttacgTCTTTGTATTAGTGGAATTCATCCAAATATCGATGGATTAGTTTCCCAAATTCAAGCTCAAGTGTCTCATTGATTTCAGTGTATTTAACTTTTGTAGTTTGTAACAATTGCAAATGTAACTAATTATAatgtaccattttttaaaatttcattttgttattttaataaatacaataatcacATTGTCAATATACGCATACAtgtcaataataaatacataatacaataataacagTGTCGTATTATTTCATGTCTAATATCTatcggaaaaaaatattatcactaCTTTAAAATGCACTAAGTACTTTTAAACGCGGCCCGCAAACGTTTTGCACGCTAAAGTTTGGCCCTCAGCATGTCAAAGGTTGCCCATACCTGTACTAAACAGTCAATATTTCTACGATCAGCGAAACACTGAATCAGGGCTTCTTTCAATCTCGGCCAATCTGTTAACGATTACCTACTAATATTTCTGCTTTATCTATAAGTTTTTCTTGAACTGATTGGAATATGTGTTTAGATAATTGTGCATAATTAAATTGCCGATAATCATTAATAAGGTCTTCACACCTAATTAGAAATTTACTTAATGTGTTACTGTTATCGACGTACGGTTTAATGTTATCAATTCTAGACTTCAAAAGATCCCAGTTCATCTCAGGcatatttaaagttgaatttattgatttgaaagaattagtgaattgtttattaatattccGTTGAGTGTTATTATTATTCTTGTTACCTAATCCTATATTTGAAATTCCgttaattatttcatcaatatcgctcatgaaaataatttaaaattaatgtttataataagcAATTTATTCgcaatgaacaaaatttaactATCTTTACCAAAATCCATACAGAGAGGTTTGGAAAGGTCAAAAGGAAAAGGCACTTACAGATTGTTCGTCGATTCGAACGCTCTGCTTTCCTGCTCCTTTTTCTTGATTCCCTGCTCCTGTTGCCACAACTTCGAAAGTTTATAAGTTCGTAATACGCACTTAAGGTGTAGAAACTCCAAGGTCCCGAATTTTACTTCCGGCACAATGCGAAACTGTTCACTTCCGAATCCCGTgcgtatcctactgactgcgccaattgtacatattaaaacttctaatttgggtttttaaaaacaaaaattacaattacaatatatgtttattaagcaacgttagaacaaagaatgaattattaaaagaaatccagtttttattatcttctgcGTTTCCACGAAGTCATCACATTTCTTATATGCTGTCAGCTGTTACTTCATATGTAACTCGCATTAATTTTCAGAAAAGTGATGCAGTGGTTAAAGGTAGTGATGATTAAAAGATGTAGGATATAATACGAGAATGTTTCAAGACTAATAATCCAGAACCGAATTGGAGTTTTCATACCACTCAAAATCACGCTAAGAGTGATATTTTATTACTGTACTAATTATGGAAATCCTAATCCAACATATCATTGATTCAACTGTGTGAAATGACATTCAAATTTGGTTGATTTCTGACATTTCGAGTCAAATGCCTtatcataaatttgaaatgtattattttccGCATTTTGAATGgttttgaatttatgaattactaatctgaaaaattcaaaatgcgtttgattagaaaaattcatttaacacagtcaaaattattttatagcttTCAATGGTCGTGTTAATTGTAAAGTTATTAATTGCTAAAATGAAatgtatatttgtaaatattcaaaatcttACAAAGAAATATGTGTAAATATATCTgaagaaagttgaaaaatctACATAATAAAATTCTATGCCAGCTAGACCGACAactaaaaactatatttataattaatctaATAAGTAGGGACAATCCAGAGCACCAGAGCCTGCTAAAATTCCTCCTTCGTTGGATTTAGGCGATTTACTTCTAATTAAATGACCTGTCTGTTTATTCATAATGATATTTCCAGACTCgctaaaaaaatatgtaaacatATGTAATACTTTCATTGAGttgtaaatattgatattattatgcTGAGTATAAAATTGAAAGTAGCTTTGGTACTTCTACTTCAGTCTCAGCTAAACGTTTCtaaaatgtatttcaaataaaactgtccGCCTTGAAATTCACTTCCTTTACTTAGAAATATGtttactaagttggaattttttaaatcgttgGGGAtcttcatactgaacacactgtttacagtagcactacaccaacactcaccattacactgtatgacgtgcgtttcgataaccaagttatcgtcctcagagattgaaggtaaattgtttcaaaacgcgcgtcagatagtgcAATTCTGAGTGtaggtgtagtggtagtgtaaacagtgaattcaattgttttgaatcaaaagttatattcaaatattactCTGGCGGGATAAAACTTAACGCAATCTAGGATGCCCTGACATGAAGTATGCGATAGTGAATGTCAGAGTGACTTGTTTataacattacaataaaaatggcaaatttactaaatcgtgaagaaaaaatagagCTTTACTTCATAACATTTTgctgaattgtgaaaaataaagatactttactcttgcacaaaattcatattttttgacaaacctcatATTCtgcttaaaaaattgatatctgatggtcgcattttaacttttggaccatgcagaattctttatcaagaataactttttttcataaaaccactaataaaaaagttttccatatggttccaGCTTAAGTAGACACACAgtgtatataaatttctttaatttcttatttcttagaccttttgatatatctatgtttcaaattatattttgataaagactcaaaattaatcgaaacgtcaattgtttatcaaatttacaaaaattattaaaaaaaaactaattttaaaacagaagagacctaaaatcatatatatatatatatatatatatatatatatatatata carries:
- the LOC130449012 gene encoding general transcription factor II-I repeat domain-containing protein 2-like — protein: MMSGGKKRKVDTDGRHFQEKWTEEFFFILHNGKPICLLCNESISVMKEFNIKRHYSTKHATQHSLTGQLRTDKIQKLKANIEKQQQMFHKQRTQLDNVVKASFIVSSKLTKALKPFAEGEFIKECMLEVCGILCPGKKNEFEKISLSRRTVVRRIEMMANDIKTTLTDRMAGFDSFSIALDESTDLSGTAQLTIFIRGIDKEFTVTEELLALQPLKATTTGEDIFNEVQKVFTSFGLPWSKLIGVCTDGAPSMVGLRKGGFIGILNKKASELNVQKDDLIVLHCIIHQQNLCSKSIRLHNVMNVVVKTINFIRSRGLNHRQFKTFLDEISAKYNDVTYYCKVRWMSKGKMLKRFYELSRLYENKR